The Jaculus jaculus isolate mJacJac1 chromosome 3, mJacJac1.mat.Y.cur, whole genome shotgun sequence genome includes the window gtaatgggggaaaccaactgccctctaattggactggaggcccactctatgggagggaaaacatccctgatactgaaaacttaaaacaagggtagtcatcaGCCCtcggggtgtaatgtctgctattgtctggctaaatttatatactatgcttatcaaactgcccagtaagcaagtctgttaatgttcacacccttacaatattgctactctcacttttggtagagaatcttctcttttcagatggcagtgaccttgggacaactcaggaggtatcatggtgatggaaagaaatgaccacagtgctcagtactgcaatatctctatcacaccttccaaggctcagggtctaatgcagaagaggtggcagtaagaatgtaagagccaaaggaagggcaggacccatacaacatgctcccttcagacacagaatggcctagatatccatggcctcacagtgcctgacattacctgcataaggccatcataagaggaggaaaagataatgacatcaaaagtaaaagagagactgattgagatgggtaggggtatgatagagagtggagtttcaaaggggtaagtggggggagggagcgtattaccatggagtattttttGTAAccattgaagttgttaataaaaaaaaaaaaaatttaaagaaccaGGGCCTGATtttcatatttgtttgttttcaattttaaaacattttttttcacatttgaaACATAACACAACTGGTCAGTCCCTATGatttaataatttgttttttcttttttttttttaataacaccTCATGCTCTACAGTAGGTTTAAAACATGGGGAAGCTTTAAAAGTGCACAGATAAATCCCACTTGCAAAGAAACAATACCTGAGAAGATAACCTCTTCTGGGATACTCTTGCCCATGGAGGCTGCCCTGGGGAATTCTGTTCCGCTTCTCCTTTCAGGGTGAGGCTGACCACCCCAGCCTCCTCACAAGCTGGAGTTGTGAAGAGCAGGAGGCTGAAAGAAGAGGCGCGGGGGCCAGCAGCAGAAAGGAAGACATTGCTCCTTGATCTGCTCACACTGTGTCTTCACAGTTCAGTACCTGTGGGCACAGGGCTGCTTCCTCTGCCACTGCCTGGGGAAAGCCcaggtgtgcacgtgtgtacagAAGGTGCCCAAGGGAGAGGACCTTCCATGAGCGCGGTGCAGAGACCTCCTCCTGTGCTTGCTGACCAGTCCCATGGTGCCTGTGGAGTCCATGTCCAGACCGTGCCCAGCTCCTCTCTGAATACTCCAAGACTCCTTCTTCTAGCCCTGGATCCTTTCTCTAGAGAAAGGCTCCTCTCAGTAACTCCTTTCCTGCCTCATGGGACATAGAAAAGATAAGGGCATTGGGGACCCGAAGAGAGGGGGACAAGAAGGAATGTTCTAGCACATCTTCACCTTTACCAGCATGAATTTGTAACCAGTGTGCTGCCAACAACTCCCCACTCACTTCCATCATCACTGACTGTGAGCTTTGCTCTGTAGCTACGAAGATGAGAGAGAACAGACTGAAGATAGACACATGCCCGCTTTTAGAGTTTCACAAGTGGAAGTGGGGAAGGAGAAACTGGCAGGTGTAAACATCATGACCAACAACCTGAGAATAAGGGTGAAGACTGCCTGTGATCCACATCCCAAAATGCCAGAGCCCCACTGTCCAGGGGATCGTAATTTTCACTTAGTACAACTCTTCCCAGTGATTTCAAgaattcttttgcttttcttgaaTGCCATGAGCACCCAAAGCTCACTGTGGGCATCCCTTGATGTCCTAACTGTGAAGCAGGTGGGCCTATCTGGGCATGTGAGGTATTGGTGATTAAGGACAGATCTCAATGAAGCTCAACAAGACAGAGTTTTCCAGTTGTATTGGCAGCTGGCCAGGAGGCCAGATGCTGTCCCTAGTCTACATGAGCCACTTTTTCCTCACAATGACCTGTATTTGGGCCATGTGGGGCAAATCAACTTAGTTTTAAATGACGGAAATTAGAAACATTCGTGTCTCCCTATTCCTTCTATCCAAAACTGGTTCCTCAAGTAACCCTGACCTCCCTCCCTAAAGCTCCACGCCGCAGGGCATGCCTCCTCGCACTCACCGCAGCATGACAGCCCCCAACTACCTCTGCTCCGGAGACAGCAGGTTCTCCCACAGCCTCGGGTTTTACCACATCAGCTCCCACTGTGGTGCTTCTGGAATGCAAGATGGGGGTTGGAAGGCACAGGCTGGACCATGAACACAGTGTATCCCCACACTGCCTGCACATCAGGCACTCTGGGGACACTCTGAGACAGGGACTCCTCCaaccagccaccctgagaccagagCAAGTGTCGTGAGCAGTGGCCAGTGCCGGCCGTGTGCCAAGGGGTCAGGGTCAGCACAGCTCTGAAGCTGCAGCCAAGCAAAGACCTTGCTCAGTCTGACATGCTTCTCCTTGAACTCGTGCAAGTCCCTGAACTGACTCTGTGCGGGCCACAGACTCCAGCGCCACACGGTCAGGTTTGCTTCCTTCCAGCTGTCCCATGGGGAAGAGGGTGCATGGCAGGAGCGCCAGAAGCAGGGGGATGGGGAGTGGCTCTGTTTGTTCTTTGGCTGGAAAATACTCTTTTTCTCTTGAGGTAGCAATGCAATTGGGCCCAGCTGTGGTCAACACTCAATATCTTGCAGCTCAATCTCTTCAGTGGTGctttctgcaaagcaaaagacaaaTGACGTGGGAgtggaagatggctctgtggttaaaagcacttgcttgcaaagtctgctggcccagattcaagtCTCAAGGCACTCAAGGAAAGTGGTTgcaaaaaaaagtggtgcaagtatctggtgtttgttggcagcagccagaagccctggtatgcccatacacacacacatgcatgcatgcaaattaAGTAAAAAGACATGGCAGAGTTGAGAACTGAGACACAGCAGTTTCTTGGTGTGGCTGAGAGAGGTAAGACGCCCTCCCTCCAACCTCCAAGCTGAGAACAGATTATCACAAGGTCCAGAGGATCACCTTTCAGTTTGTGTCTCCTCTTCCTCTGGAATTTATATGCACACCTATTGCACACCCACATGAGGCTGATCAACACTGCGGCAACAGCAGCAAGGAAAGCAAGGAACACAGCGACCAGGTGGAGGTCTTCATAGAGGACTTCTGGGGGAAGACAAGGTTGCTTTTAATAGTACGAAGTCGCCCCCACACTTATGATTCCGGGGACCCCAGGGCTCTCTTACCTGACACGTGCAGCACAATGGTACCAATCTGGCTGCTGCCTGGGTGCTCTGTCACTGTGACGACATAGTAGCCGGAATCTCTCACACCCACCCTGAAGAGCTGGATGGAGCCGTTGTCGAAGGTGCAGACTCGGCCCTTGTGACTCGGAGAGACGTTGGCCAGAGCCCCTGGCTTCCACTCCACGATCTTTTGCATGCCCCAATTAGACGTGTGCTTCCACTCGATGGTGGGCACCCCATGGCAAGAGTAGTCAACTGAGAGCAGGATGTCTTCTTGGATGGTGGCATTGATGGCTGACTGGGGAATGTACAGAGACACGCCCTGACCTGAGGATGAAACACACATATGAACTGATACTTAAGTCAGCATGTTTGCTACTTgcatttattctctcttttttttttttttttttttttttcgaggtagggtattgctctatccctggctgatctggaatagcATTTAGTctcatgctggtctcaaactcaaacagtgatcttcctacttcagccacctgagtgcttcaattaaaggcatgtgccactgtgcccaattatttttttaattaaaaaaaatatttatttgagagaatgaaagagggaaagaggcagatatatagagagagacagagagaaaatgggtgcgtcagggcctccatccactgcaaatgaactccagatgcatgtgcccccttgtgcatctggctaacatggatcctggggaatcaaactgaggtcttttggctttgcaggcaaatgccataactgctaagccatggctccagccctattattttttaaaaatattttttattctcttacgtgcaagaaagagggagggagagagagaaagagatgacatttagtctcaggctgacctcaaactcacagtaatcctcctacctcagcctcacaggtgctttgattaaaggcaagtacaccacacccaactatttattttcttaaagaaatatttttattcatttatttgcaaggaaagagagaaggggagagagagagagaatgggtgaaccagtgcctcctgccaccacaaatgaaccaCAGACTCATTTTTCACCTTGTctctctggctctatgtgggtactggggaatcaaacccaggccatcagattttgcaatcaagcaccttaaccaatgagcaatctctcaagcccaagtcAAGATATTTAACTTACTGATTTCTTCCACAAGCACTGACTATTACGGTGTCTATTATATGCCACAAATGGTTCAAGGCTCTGTTGAGCTGATACTATCATGGGAGACAAACCGTAGTGTCCTTTGTGTCCAGAGTACATTCTACAGGAGAGACCCACAAAGGATGGACAAACAAAGCAAGCTAATTTTGCTTGTTTATTCTGTTCTACACGTGTGTTGTGCCTGTATGTGCATTGGAGTGTTTGTAttgtgtggtacatgtgtgcatgtgtgtaggccagaggttgatgtcgggtgatgcatctggagtttgtttacagtggcaagaggcactggcacatccaaaactctgtttctctctttctctatctctcaaataaataaagaaaaatgagatgaaGAAAGTGAAGAAGGAAACCAGCAGCAGGGCTCTGGGCTTCCTCCTGccatgtctctgcttctccagtacCACTCCCAGCGCTCAAGCAAAGTTTGGGGTACACAGGATCTGTTCGAGGATGATGGGAGCTGCAAGAGGATGTAGGCCAGAGAATTCTCAGCCTGATGGGGACTGTTGCCCTCAGGCCTACATGCTCCTGCAGCTCCCATCACCCCCGAGCGCCCAGCGTCCCAGCTGCTGCCCGGCTCTCCCACTATGTTCCAGCACTTTCACTGCCCTTGTAGCCCTTGAACACGCCCTGCTTCCTCTCACCACACAGGCTTTACACTCCTGGCTTCTTCCTGTGTCTTCACatggctgcctctttctctttgtcgaCTAGAACATTCAAATGTTACTTCCTCAGTGAGGTGTTTCTTGACCATCTAATGTGTACTAGCACCATCTAAAGCCCACTATAACTATATCCTGGTTTATTACCTGTAATACCCTTGTCATTGTCTAAATGTTGCTTAAATGCTAGGAGTGGTATGAGGGAAGCAGACAAGTAgattcctagggcttgctggccctAGCTCCcagggccattgggctttgcaagtgccttaactctgagccatctcttcagccccacctgCACGTCTTGTTGAATGCTGGGAGTGGTTCTGGGAGTGCTTACTAGCAAGGTAGTCTAGCTCCCAGgccgccaggctttgcaagcagtgccgtaaccactgagccatctctccagcacctccttCACTTGTCATTGAGCACCCTCACCCTCAGTATGCCCAGCTGCTCAGGGGGCCCATGCTGTATGGCTCCAGGTAACCTCACCTGCTACTGTTAAGGCCTTTCTCATTGTCCTCTCCCATCCCCAGCATTTACATTTGTACCTCTGTAATATTGTAATGAAATAAGAATACCTAACTTCTGTCTCTTGTTCCtaatatattttgttatagttTTGCTTGTGCATAAACACACAAATTTAAGCAAAGTGATTGAGATCTAGCAAATTAGTTGAGCCAACAGAAGTGTGGAACCCTGTGACTTATATCAAAGCACAGGTGACAACTAGGGCTTGCAAGGGCCATGGTATGGCCACATAGACACTGTCAGAATGAACTGAATTACAGGACACCACTTAATAATTCCTGAGCAATCTGAAAATCAGAAAAACTGTGccaaataataagagaaaaaagttGTTTTATAATAGATTACCCAATGCTATGTCATTGAAAATATGttaaaggtgggctggaggaCAGCTtggttggtaaagtacttgccttgcaagcatgaggacctttcactttaatccccagaacccatataaataaagctgagtgtggtggtgtgtgcccaAAATCCCAGGTCTAGGAAGCTGGagagaggagaatccctgggactttctggccagacagtctagcctCGCTGGAGAACTCCAGGccagagagactctgcctcagaaaaagtGATGACCCCTGAGGAACAGCACCTAAAGTTGTCCTCAGTTTCAGAACCTCAGACCCACATACCAgttggaagctgtggtgggcttctgcagTCCCAGTGTGTTTGTGGTGACAGGAAGGCAAGGACAGCAGAACCTCAGCAAAGCCTGCAAACAGAGGCATGGTGAACACAAGCCCTTACCTCAAGCGAGGTGGAAGGCTACGACTGAGCCACAGTGGGCCTTTCACCTCCAcacgcatgccatggcacacacatgtacacacaaacacatatgacCATGCCTACCAGACACAActgtctaaatatatatatatatatatatatatatatata containing:
- the Vstm5 gene encoding V-set and transmembrane domain-containing protein 5, translated to MGPPRGRRSTRGISLGLLALCLAAARCLQSQGVSLYIPQSAINATIQEDILLSVDYSCHGVPTIEWKHTSNWGMQKIVEWKPGALANVSPSHKGRVCTFDNGSIQLFRVGVRDSGYYVVTVTEHPGSSQIGTIVLHVSEVLYEDLHLVAVFLAFLAAVAAVLISLMWVCNRCAYKFQRKRRHKLKESTTEEIELQDIEC